In Mycobacterium sp. Aquia_213, the sequence GGGCTTTCTCACCGCGTTCGAGGAGATGTTCTGGGGCGACGCCGGCATCGCGCTGTCCATCATGGGGACGGGGCTGGCCGCGGCGGCGTTGGCGGGCAACGGAACTCCCGAGCAGCTGGGCCAGTATCTGCCCGAGATGTTCGGTACGCCCGGTGACCCCAAGCTCGGCGCGTTCTGTTCCTCAGAGCCCGACGCGGGTTCCGACGTCGGTGCCATCCGCACCCGGGCCCGCTTCGACGAGGCGACCCGTGAGTGGGTGCTGAACGGCACCAAGACCTGGGCGACCAACGGAGGCATCGCCAATGTGCACATCATCGTGGCGTCGGTCTACCCGGAGCTGGGTGCACGCGGACAGGTTTCATTCGTCATTCCGCCCGACACCAAGGGTCTGGCGCAGGGGCAGAAATTCAAGAAGCACGGGATCCGCGCCTCGCACACCGCCGAGGTGGTGCTCGACAATGTGCGGCTGCCCGAGGACTGCATTCTCGGCGGCCGGGAGAAGTTCGAAGCCCGCATCGCCCGGGTCAAATCCGGAACCTCGGCGGGCGGCCAGGCGGCGATGAAGACCTTTGAGCGCACCCGGCCCACCGTCGGCGCAATGGCCGTCGGCGTAGCCCGGGCCGCCTACGAGTACGCGCTCGAATACGCCTGCCAGCGTGAGCAATTCGGCCGCAAGATCGGCGAATTCCAGGCCGTGGCGTTCAAGCTCGCCGACATGAAGAGCCGGGTCGACGCTGCGCGACTGCTGGTGTGGCGCGCCGGCTGGATGGCCCGCAACAACCAGAACTTCGACTCCGCCGAGGGCTCGATGGCCAAGCTGGTGGCGAGCGAGGCCGCCGTCTATGTCACCGACGAGGCCATCCAGATCCTGGGCGGCAATGGCTATACCCGCGACTACCCCGTGGAGCGCATGCACCGCGACGCGAAGATCTTCACCATCTTCGAGGGAACCAGCGAAATCCAGCGCCTGGTGATTTCGCGGGCGCTGACCGGGCTGCCTATCCGTTAGGTTGGACGTCATGAGGCGTGCGGTCGTCGCGGCAATCGGATTCGTCGTCGTCGGCTCCTGGACGGGTATGCCGGTGGCCGCCGCGGACAACCCGGTCTGCACGGCGTCGATGTGCACGTTCTTGTCTCCGTCGCGCAACATCAGCTGCGAAGTCAACTACAAGCGTGACCCCGGCATCTCCGATGAGGTCTATTGCCAGACCAACGAGCCGCAGCAGTCCGTGCACTTATCCACCGGCGGAGTCGTCACCACCTGTAAGGGTGTCTCCTGCCTCGGCAACCCCGGAGAGGGCACGCCCACCCTCGCCTACGACCAAACCGCCGGTGTTGGTCCCTTCACCTGCACATCCAAACCCGACGGAGTGACCTGCACGGTGTCCTCGGGCAAAGGGTTCACCATCTCCAATACGGGGATTACCTCCATCGGGTGACGTTGCGCGCCAATCGGATACACCAGCGCTAATCGCGGTCGTGGTGGCATACGGCCTCCAGCTTGATGCCGAATGGGTCATACCAAAATGTGGCGTAGTAATGCCCGGGATATTGCGGGAAATGTTGCGGCGGGTGAATGACGCTGCCACCGGTCGAAACGACGTGGTCATGTACCGCGTGAACCGCGGATCGCCCCCGCACCATGAACGCCAGGTGTTGTAGGCCGCTGCGCTGCGCGGAGTACTCACCCGGCTCTGCTGCCGGATAGAAGAACAGGAACGTGCCGCGCTTGTCGCCGGCGGGCTTGTAGGAGAACTCCTCGTCGGTGTGAAAGTACGACTCGAACCCCAACAGGGGCATCAGCGCGTCGTAATAGCGTTTTGCCGCCGAGAGATCGGGCACGTTCACACCCAAGTGACCCAGCATGTGTTGTCCCTTCGCTTTCCGTCCTATTCCGGCACTAGACCGTACTGGCATGAACAACTCGCATTGCCTGCTACGTAGTCTTTTGAGAAGAAGCCGGCGTCGGAAGGGCCACATCATCATGCCCCGTGGGGTGTCGACCCGAATCGGGCTTTATTTCGGGTTGCTGCAGCTCGTCTTCGGGCTGACCTGGGTGGGGTACGTCATCTATCTGCCCCAACTCGCGGCGCAGGCCGGCATCGGCGCCGGCGTGGTCGGCTGGCTGCTGGTGCTCGATCAGATCATCTTCGCGTGCTGCGACTGGGCGGCCGGTGTCGCCGTCGACCGGGTGGCGCGGCTGGTTGGCCGAGTGGGCAAGATCATCGCGGCGGCGACGGCGGTCTCGGCGCTGGCGTTCCTGCTGCTGCCCCTGGTATCGCGGTCTAGCGCTTATATTTTCGTGGCGTTGATTGTGGTGTGGGCGATTACCTCCTCAGCCTTGCGCGCACCGCCGCTGGCCCTGCTCGGCCGCTACACGCCCGAGGGCCGCCAACCGTGGGTTTCGTCGCTGTTCGTGGTCGGAGCCGGGATGGCCACCGCGTCGACGCCCTTTCTTGCCGGGCGGATCACGGCCTACGACCCGCGGATCCTCTTTGCCGCATCGGCGGTCTCCGTTTTCGCGGTGACCTTGTCGATCGTCTGGGCCGAAAAGACCCTCACCCGCGCGGCTGCGCCGGAAAAGGAGGCACCCAACGAATTCCGGGTCGGCGTCTTGCTGGTGTTCCTCGCGGCGGTCTTGGTGGCGCAACTGGGATTCCAGGTGCATTCCTCGGTCAATGCCCAGCGGCTCTTCGCCAAATACGCTGGTCCCAACGAACTTCCGGTCCTGCTGTCGCTGTTCTGGATCGGGTTCGCGCTGCTGACGCCGCTGGCCTCAGTGCTGGCGAAACGTTTCGGCGGCGTGGTCGCGATGATGGTGGGCGCATTGGTCGCCGCCGGATCGGCGTGGGCCGCGGCACTGGCCACCGACGTGGTCTCGCTGGGCATCGCCCAATTCGTCTGCGGCGCAGCCTGGGCCGCCGTAATGGTCGGCGCGGTTGTGGCCGCCTTTGCGATCGGCCGCGACGGCCGCGAGGGCACCGCGGCCGGCGCCCTGTTCTCGGTGATTGCGGTGGCGACGATGGCACGCATCGCGCTGGTGACCGCGCACGGTGATCGGGTTCCGGCGGTGGCGTCCGCGTCGCCCTGGTTACCGACCGTGTCATGGCTGACCGCAGCGACGCTGCTGCTTATCGGCGTGCCCACTCTTCGGCGAGCAGCCGGTAAGACCGCACCCGGTCTTGATGGTCGTGGGTGATCGTCGTGACGATCAACTCGTCGGCCTCGGTGGCGTCGCGCAATCGCTCCAGCTGGTCTGCGACTTGCGCTGCGGTTCCGACGAATTGGGTTTCTACCCGGTCCGCGACCAGCTGGCGCTCGGCATCGGTCCAGATGTGCGCGCGCGCTTCGTCCGGCGTCGGAAACGCGATCGCGCCCGCACCGGTCCGGATGCTGCGAACCCAAAGCCCGTAGCCCGTGGCCAGTTCCCGAGCGGTGGCCTCGTCCTCGGCGACGACGACGTCCGCCGAGACCGCGACGTACGGCCGGTCGAGCTCGGCCGAAGGCCGAAACGCTGCGCGGTACGCATCGGCCGCCTCGAGGACGGTCGCGGGGGCGACGTGGTAATTGGTGGCGAACCGCAGGCCCCTGCGCCCGGCGACGACGGCGCTCTCGCCGGCGCTGCTGCCCAGAATCCAGATCTGTAGGTCAGCACCTGCCCCGGGCACCACATGCGCCTCTTCGCCATCGGCCGAATAGGTGTCGGCGATCAACGCGAGAATGTCGTTGACCTGCTCGGTGTAGTTCTGCGCCTGGGCGCCCGGCAGTTGCAACAACGCCTTCTGCAACGCGAAGCGCGGCGATTTCAACAGCGGCCTGGGGTCGAACTGGGCCGGTATCAGCAATCCGTTGGATGTGCGTCCATTGCTCAACGCCCGCGCGGCGGCCGGTACCGGGGAGCTCGGCTCCCGCGGTTTACCGCTGGAACGGCCCAAGCCAAGGTCAAATCGCCCGGGATGCAAGGCATCCAGCAGACCGAACTCCTCCACCGTGGCCAGCGCGGTCCGATGTCCCATCTGCACCGCGCCCGAACCGAGCCGGATCGTCGTGGTTTCGGCGGCGGTCAACGCGAGCAACACCGCGGGCGAGGTGCCGGCGACCCCCGGATTGAGATGGTGCTCGGCAAACCAGTACCGCGTGTAGCCCAGGCCCTCGGCTCGCTGGGCGAGGTCGATGCTGTTACGCAAGGCGTGCGTGGCCGTCGATCCCGATGAGATCGGGACCAAATCGAGCACCCCCAATGGAGTATTCATGGCGCGCAACGCTTCACGACGCCACGCCCGTCGAGGCATCCCGGTCACCAGAGTGCCGCGGCGCCGGCAGGGGCGCGAGACCCAGGTGGTCGCGCAGCGTAGTGCCGGCGTACTCGGTGCGGAACACTCCGCGCTCCTGAAGCAGCGGCACGACCTTGTCGACGAACGGATCGAGCCCACCGGGGGTGATGTGTGGGACCAGGATGAATCCATCGCTGGCGTCGGCTTGCACGAAGTCGTTGATCGTCGCGGCGACGCTATGCGCTGAGCCGATGAAGGATTGGCGCCCAGTGACTTCGACGATCAGCTCGCGGGTGGTCAGGTTCTCCGCCTCGGCCTTGGCGCGCCAGTCGTTGGCGATCGCGATCGGGTCGCGGAACATGCGCACGCTGGCCCGCCCGCGCGAGATGCTGTTCTCCCCCACGACGGGGTCAACGCTGGGCAGCGGCCCGTCGGGGTCGTGGTCGGAAAGGTCCCGGTTCCACAGTTGTTCCAGAAACTTGATCGCGGTCTGCGCGGACACCTGCGCCAGCCGCACCTCGTGGGCGATGTCGGCGGCCTCGGCGTCGGTATCGCCGATCACGAAGGTCGCGGCCGGAAGGATGAGCAGCTCGTCACGGCGGCGGCCGTACCGGGCGAGACGCCCCTTGACGTCTTCGTAGAACTCTTGCCCGGCATCCAAGGTGCTGTGCCTCGAAAAGATCGCGTCGGCTTGCGCGGCGGCGAAATCGCGTCCCTCGTCGGAATCGCCGGCCTGGAAGATCACCGGCCGACCCTGCGGGCTTCTCGGAACATTGAACCGACCATGGATATCGAAATGGGCGTCGGTGTGGGTGAATGCGCCCGCGTTCGGATCGGACAGGAAGACGCCAGTCGTCTTGTCCGCCACGATCTCGTCGCCGCGCCACGAGTCGAAGAGCTCGTGTGTCGTCTGCAGGAATGTCTTTGCCCGCTGATAGCGCTGATCCTCTGCCAGGAATCCGCCACGCCGAAAGTTCTCGCCGGTGAAGGCGTCCCACGAGGTGACGACGTTCCAGGCGGCGCGGCCACCGGAGAGATGGTCCAGCGAAGCGAATTGCCGCGCCACTTCGTAGGGCTCGTTGAAGGTCGAGTTGATCGTGCCGGTGAGGCCGATGCGATCGGTGACCGCCGCGAGCGCGGCCAGGACGGTGAACGTGTCGGGCCGGCCGACGACGTCGAGGTCGTAGATCTGGCCGTTTTGCTCACGCAGCCGCAGCCCCTCGGCCAGGAACAGGAAGTCGAACTTTCCCCGTTCGGCCGTCTGGGCAAACTGCGCAAACGAACCGAACTCGATGTGGCTGCCGGCCGCCGGGTCACTCCACACCGTGGTGTTGTTGACGCCGGGGAAGTGCGCGGCTAAGTGAATTTGCTTGATCGGCTTGCTCATTGGGACACCTTCGGTATCGATGTGTTAAGCGACCGCGTAGCGGCTGGCGGGGCGGGGCAGTCCGAGCAACCCGCGTAGCTTGTCCGCCTCGTAGGCGGTCCGAAACAGTCGGCGGCGGCGCAATTCGGGCACCAGGCCCTCGGTGATCTGAGCGAGGTCGTGGGGAAGGGTGGC encodes:
- a CDS encoding LLM class flavin-dependent oxidoreductase, with protein sequence MNTPLGVLDLVPISSGSTATHALRNSIDLAQRAEGLGYTRYWFAEHHLNPGVAGTSPAVLLALTAAETTTIRLGSGAVQMGHRTALATVEEFGLLDALHPGRFDLGLGRSSGKPREPSSPVPAAARALSNGRTSNGLLIPAQFDPRPLLKSPRFALQKALLQLPGAQAQNYTEQVNDILALIADTYSADGEEAHVVPGAGADLQIWILGSSAGESAVVAGRRGLRFATNYHVAPATVLEAADAYRAAFRPSAELDRPYVAVSADVVVAEDEATARELATGYGLWVRSIRTGAGAIAFPTPDEARAHIWTDAERQLVADRVETQFVGTAAQVADQLERLRDATEADELIVTTITHDHQDRVRSYRLLAEEWARR
- a CDS encoding NtaA/DmoA family FMN-dependent monooxygenase (This protein belongs to a clade of FMN-dependent monooxygenases, within a broader family of flavin-dependent oxidoreductases, the luciferase-like monooxygenase (LMM) family, some of whose members use coenzyme F420 rather than FMN.); this translates as MSKPIKQIHLAAHFPGVNNTTVWSDPAAGSHIEFGSFAQFAQTAERGKFDFLFLAEGLRLREQNGQIYDLDVVGRPDTFTVLAALAAVTDRIGLTGTINSTFNEPYEVARQFASLDHLSGGRAAWNVVTSWDAFTGENFRRGGFLAEDQRYQRAKTFLQTTHELFDSWRGDEIVADKTTGVFLSDPNAGAFTHTDAHFDIHGRFNVPRSPQGRPVIFQAGDSDEGRDFAAAQADAIFSRHSTLDAGQEFYEDVKGRLARYGRRRDELLILPAATFVIGDTDAEAADIAHEVRLAQVSAQTAIKFLEQLWNRDLSDHDPDGPLPSVDPVVGENSISRGRASVRMFRDPIAIANDWRAKAEAENLTTRELIVEVTGRQSFIGSAHSVAATINDFVQADASDGFILVPHITPGGLDPFVDKVVPLLQERGVFRTEYAGTTLRDHLGLAPLPAPRHSGDRDASTGVAS
- a CDS encoding VOC family protein, yielding MLGHLGVNVPDLSAAKRYYDALMPLLGFESYFHTDEEFSYKPAGDKRGTFLFFYPAAEPGEYSAQRSGLQHLAFMVRGRSAVHAVHDHVVSTGGSVIHPPQHFPQYPGHYYATFWYDPFGIKLEAVCHHDRD
- a CDS encoding MFS transporter, producing MSTRIGLYFGLLQLVFGLTWVGYVIYLPQLAAQAGIGAGVVGWLLVLDQIIFACCDWAAGVAVDRVARLVGRVGKIIAAATAVSALAFLLLPLVSRSSAYIFVALIVVWAITSSALRAPPLALLGRYTPEGRQPWVSSLFVVGAGMATASTPFLAGRITAYDPRILFAASAVSVFAVTLSIVWAEKTLTRAAAPEKEAPNEFRVGVLLVFLAAVLVAQLGFQVHSSVNAQRLFAKYAGPNELPVLLSLFWIGFALLTPLASVLAKRFGGVVAMMVGALVAAGSAWAAALATDVVSLGIAQFVCGAAWAAVMVGAVVAAFAIGRDGREGTAAGALFSVIAVATMARIALVTAHGDRVPAVASASPWLPTVSWLTAATLLLIGVPTLRRAAGKTAPGLDGRG
- a CDS encoding acyl-CoA dehydrogenase family protein — protein: MTFSMQLSDDVIEVRDWVHQFAAETIRPAAAEWDEREETPWPVIQEAAKVGLYSPDFFAQQAAEPTGLGFLTAFEEMFWGDAGIALSIMGTGLAAAALAGNGTPEQLGQYLPEMFGTPGDPKLGAFCSSEPDAGSDVGAIRTRARFDEATREWVLNGTKTWATNGGIANVHIIVASVYPELGARGQVSFVIPPDTKGLAQGQKFKKHGIRASHTAEVVLDNVRLPEDCILGGREKFEARIARVKSGTSAGGQAAMKTFERTRPTVGAMAVGVARAAYEYALEYACQREQFGRKIGEFQAVAFKLADMKSRVDAARLLVWRAGWMARNNQNFDSAEGSMAKLVASEAAVYVTDEAIQILGGNGYTRDYPVERMHRDAKIFTIFEGTSEIQRLVISRALTGLPIR